The Geothrix oryzae DNA window CTTCCGTCAGGTCGTGGAGGCCGTCACCCAATGGGGGACCGAGATCGCCGATCCGGACGCTCAGGCCCGGTAGTTCGGCATCACCTGACCCTTGGCCCACTCGAAGATGAGGCTGGTCTGGATGTGGGCCACCTCGGGCCGCGTGGTGAAGGCATCCAGCGCCAGGTCCCGCAGGTGATGGGCGTCCCGCACGGCCACATGCACCTGGAAGTCGTGCGTGCCGGCCACATGGAAGACCGCCAGCACCTCCGGAAGCCCCAGGACATGCTTCCAGAAGGCCTTCACCTGGGTCCGGCTGTGCTGGCGCAGCTGCACGGCGATGAGGGCCTGGAGGCCGACGCCGAGCGCCTCGGGGTCCACCTCGGCGTGGGCGCCCCGGAGGACGCCCTCGGAGCGCAGATGCTGCACGCGGGCCAGGCAGGAGGAGGGCGCCAGACCCACGGCGGCAGCCAGTTCCTTGTTGGATAGCCGAGCATCCTTCTGTAAAAGTCGAAGAATTTCGCAGTCGATTCGATCAAGGTTCATGAATGACATCATTCCACGAAATAAATTCGAGAGATTGCCGAATTCGTGAAACCTACATTGGGGACAGGAGCATCCCCATGTCCAAGCCCACCGCCTCGACCTCACTGGAAACCCAGGCCGTCCATGCCGGCCGCGAAGTGCTCCATGAGCAGGGCATCCACGCCATGCCCATCGACCTCAGCAGCACCTACCCGGTGCAGAACCTCGATGAGGGCGGTCGCAGCCTCGAGGCCATGGCCATGGGGGGCCTGCCCATCGGCAGCCCCGTCTATTCGCGCCTCTACAATCCCACCGTCGCCCGCTATGAGCAGGGCCTAGCCCAGCTCGAAGGCGCGGCGGAGTGCGTGGCCTTCGGTTCCGGCATGGCCGCGGTGACGGCCTGCCTCATGGCCGCCAAGCAGCGGGGCGGCCATATCGTGGCCGTGCGACCCCTCTACGGCGGCACGGATCACCTGCTGGCCTCGGGCATGCTGGGCCTGGAAGTGAGCTGGGCCGAGGCCGACGGCATCGCCGCCGCCATCCGCCCCGACACCGCCATGGTGATCGTGGAAACCCCCGCCAACCCCACCCTGGCCATGGTGGACCTGGAGGATGTGGTCCGACAGGCGGGCAAGGTGCCCGTGCTGGTGGACAACACCTTCGCCACCCCCATCCTGCAGAACCCCATCAAGCACGGCGCGACGCTGGTTCTCCACAGCGCCACCAAGTTCCTGGGCGGCCACGGCGACGTGCTGGCGGGCCTCGTGGCCACCAACAACGACTGGGCCACGGAGCTGCGCAAGGTGCGCGTCATCACGGGCAATGTGCTGCACCCGCTGGCCGCCTATCTGCTGCATCGCAGCCTCCCCACGCTGCCCCTGCGGGTGCGTGCCCAGCAGGACGGCGCCAAGATCATCGCGGAGCGGCTGGCCAAGCACCCCGCCGTTTCCGCCGTGCACTTCCCGGGCCTCCAGGGGCAGGACCCCAAGGGCCTCCTGGGCCGCCAGATGAAAGGGCCCGGCTCCCTCATGGCCTTCGAGGTGAAGGGCGGCTTCGAGGCCGCCGCCATCGTGATGGCCGAGGTGAAGCTCATGACGCCCGCCGTCTCCCTGGGGAGTGTCGACACGCTGATCCAGCACCCGGCGGCGCTCACCCACCGCGTGGTGGACGCGGAGGCCCGGGAGCACAGCGGCGTCTCCCAGTCGCTCATGCGGCTGTCCGTGGGGCTGGAAGGTCCCGAGGACCTCTGGGCCGATCTGGAGCAGGCCCTGGCCAAAGCCATGGCCGGGATGGCCGTAGGTACCTCCCGGTAATGTGAAAAAGAAGATAAAAATGCAGGATTGATCCAGTAGGTCCGGGTCGTATGCTGGGTTTCATCCCGGAGCAACCCATGGTGGATCTGACGGCGGCGGACGCGTGGCATCCCACGAAGGTCTGATCCATCTCCATTGCGGGGATGTCTCCGCCGCCGTGCATCGGCGCTCCGGCCTGCCGGGAGCCCTCCAGGTGTGGCGGGACTCCCCCGCCGTGGGTCCCTGGACCTCGGACCCCGCGCACCTTCCGGTCCTCCGGGCGGCCTGGTGGGGCGTCACCGGACCGGAGACGCGGGGGCTCGGCGCGCCCCAGAATCCGGCCCGCGCCCCCGAGCCCGTGCTCTGGTTCGGTCCCGATCCCTGGGAGCAGGCCTGCCTGCTCTGGGTGCTGGCGGAGCTGCCCGGCGACACCCTCCCGGACCTGGTGCTGCTGGATCGCAGCGTGGGCCAGCTGCCGCCCACGGCCCTGCCGCCCCTGTTCGCCCAGCGGATCCTCATGGACGGGGAAGTCATCGAGGCCGCCCGGGACCTCTGGATCCGCTTCCTCGAAGGAGGATGGGGGGCCCTGGGCGGCTGCCGGATTCCCAGCCTTCCCCACCTGGCCCCGGCGCTGGCGCGCCTCGCGGAAGACCACCCGGCGGTGGGTCCTGGGCGCACCCGGCGGCAGCTCCAGGGTCTGGTGGCTCAGGGCGTGCGGGACCTGCCCAGCCTCCTGGCGGAACTCCGGAAGCTGGAGGACCCGCGCCACGGCGCCTGGTACGGCGATCTCGTCGTCGCGAAGATGGTGGATGCGATGGGGGTACGGCTAGGCTGAACCTTCCGTGATGTCGCTTGCTCCCCTCCCACTGTCGTCCAAGGTCACGGTCCTCCGGGGCCTGGGACCGGCGCGGGCGGCGGCGCTGCAGGAGGCCGGCATCGACAGCCTCCGCGACCTGCTGTGGAGCCTGCCCTACCGCTATGTGGACCGCGGCAGCCTGCGGCCCCTGGGCAGCCTCGAGATGCGGGGCTTCGAAGCGGCGGATCCCGGCCTGGTGACGGTGCTCGGCACCGTGCGCGACCTGCGGCAGAGCACCACACGGGTGCAGCGCATGGCCCTCACCGAGGCGCTGCTCGACGATGGGACGGGCACCCTGCGCCTGATCTGGTTCAACCAGCCCTACCTGGCCCGTGCGCTCAAGGTGGGAGACCGCGTGCTGGCCTTCGGCTCGCTCTTCGTGGGGCGCCACGGCCTGGAGATGCGCGGACCGCAGTTCGAGCAGATGGGCCGGGAGGAGGACATCGGCTGGGTCCGGCGATACCTCCCCCTGTACCGGAAGCTGGGGCCGCTCACGGGGCGGGTCCGGCAGAAGCTGGCCCAGGAGGCTCTGGGGCGGGCCCATCCGCCGGAAGAATGGCTGCCGCTGGAGCTGTCCAGGGACCTTCCCGAGCCCCTGGCTGCCTTCCGCCTGCTGCATGATCCGCCCGACGACAGCGATCCCGCCCTGCTGGAATCCGGCGACTCGCCGGCCCATCAGCGGCTGGCTGCCGAGGAGCTCTTTGCCTTCTCGCTGGGCGTGGCCCTGCGCCGGGCCGGTCGCCTCAAGCGCCACGGCCTGGTGGTGCCCACCTCGCCCGAGCTGCGCGAGCGTCTCAGGTCGTTTCTTCCCTTCCGCCTGACCGGGGCCCAGCGGCGGGCCTTCAAGGACATCGTGGCCGACCTCACCTCGGGCCGCGTCATGAACCGCCTACTTCAGGGCGATGTGGGCAGCGGCAAGACGCTGGTGGCGCTGCTGTCGATGGCGATGGTCGCGGAGACCGGGGGACAGGGGGCCCTGCTGGTGCCGACGGAGGTGCTGGCCCGCCAGCACGCGGCCAGCTTCCGGCGCTACCTGGGCGATCAGGCCGATTCCCTCCAGCTGCTGCTGGGCGGCATGAAGGCGGGTGAAAAACGGGCTGCGCTCGCCCGCATCGCCAGCGGCGAGGCCCGCTATGTGATCGGCACCCACGCGCTGTTCCAGGAGGCCGTCGCCTTCCACCGGCTGCAGCTGGTGGTGGTGGACGAGCAGCATCGCTTCGGGGTGAAGCAGCGGGAGGCCCTGAAGGAGAAGGGCGGCGACCCCCACTGGCTGGTGATGAGCGCCACGCCCATCCCGCGCTCGCTTGCCCTGGCCGTGTTTGGCGACCTGGACCAGAGTGTCCTGGACGAGCTGCCACCGGGTCGGCAGCCCATCACCACCAAGCTGCACAAACCGGACGCCGCCGAGCGGGCCTGGGAGCAGGTGCGGCGGGAGCTGGCCGAGGGACGCCAGGCCTTCGTGGTGAGCCCCAGCATCGATCCCTCGGACGAGGGCAAGGTGCAGCTGCGCGACATCCAGGCCATGGAAGCGCTGCTGCGGAGCATCTTCCCCGACGAGGGGATCGAGGTGGTCCACGGCCGCCTGAAGGCTGATGAGATGGCGGCCCGCATGGGGCGTTTCGTGGCGGGCGGGGCGAAGATTCTCCTGGCCACCACGGTCATCGAGGTGGGGGTGGATGTGCCCAACGCCACGGTGATGGTGGTGGACCACGCCGAACGCTTCGGCCTGAGCCAACTCCACCAGCTGCGGGGCCGCGTGGGGCGCGGCGCCCACCGCAGCCACTTCCTCATGATCAGCGGTTCCGAAACGGAACGGTTGCAGACGCTGGTGGAGACCCAGGACGGCTTCCGCATCGCCCAGCGCGACCTGGAGCTGCGGGGACCCGGGGAGTTCTTCGGTGTGCGTCAGGCAGGGCTTCCCCAGTTCCAGGTGGCCGATCTGGTGCGGGACCGCCACCTCCTGGCCCGCTGCCGGGAAGCCGCCGACCGCACCCTGACCCTGGGCCTCAGCGAAGCGCAGGCGGCCTGGCTGAAGCGGGAGCAGGTGCGGCTGAGGCTGGCGGAGATCAGCTGAAGGCGTCCCCCCCCAGGAGGGTGGTGCCGTTAATTCACAGGGGGGGGCTTCCGCCCGGTTCCATAAAGCCTAAATTAAGTTTCAATGCCACCTGAAGCCGGTTCAGGCCTCGGATTAGAGGGATTCCACCATGTCGTACGGTTGATTTAAACATTGATATGAATTGTATTAATAGAACCGTCAATAGACAGCCTCTACCGATCCAGGTCGCAGCCTCGACCCTCGAACAGTTCCCGCCAAGCCATCCAGCGACATCAGCCGTGTTCAAAGGAGGTCGTATGAAACTCGTCACACGCAAGGGGTTCTGGGCGCTGGCCGTGGCGGCCTCCCTGACCTTGGCGATCGCCGGCTGCCGGGGATCGGCCGGACAGAACGGCCTCAACGGAACGAACGGGACCAACGGCACCAACGGGTCCGACGGCTCCAACGGCGCGCCGGGCGCGGGATACGCCATCGATGCCACCACCTACACCCCCGACGAGTGGGGCGCCCTGACCCTCAAGGCCACCGTCACCAGTATGCAGATCAGCTCCCCGCCGGTGGTGACCTTCACGGTCACCGACGGCCACAATGTGCCGGTCAAGGGCCTCGGCTTCAAGAGCCAGGCCTCTTCGGCGGCCTTCGCCAGCTACGCCAACATGGCCTTCGGGCTCGCCAAGCTGGTGCCTGGTGCTAACGGAAGCCCGAGCATCTGGGTCAATTACATCGTGACGGCCAACCCGACGGCCGCGGCCCCCGCGACCTGGGTTCCCACTCGGCCCACCACGGACAACATCGGGACCCTGGTTGACAACGGTGACGGCTCCTACCGCTACACCTTCCGCCGGGATATCACCCAGACCCAGGCCCTGCTGGATGCCGCGACCTACACGGGCGCCAACATCAAGGCCGACCTGGGCGATGTGAGCTACAACCCCAACCTGACGCACCGCCTGACCGTGTTCGTCGGCGGCACCGCCCGGGGCACGGGCACCAACACCCCGGATGCCTCCAACAGCGGCGTCGTCTCGGTACCCATCCTGAATCCGGCCAACGCGGCCTATGACTTCATCCCCGCCACGGGCGCCACGGTCACGGCGGCCAATGAGCAGCGGGAGATCGTCGATGTGTCCTCCTGCTTCAGCTGCCATGCCAAGTTCGAGTTCCACGGCAGCGGCCGCCAGGACACCCGCTACTGCGTGATCTGCCACAACGATCAGCGCAAGTACGGGCGGGCCGAAGCCACGGTGACCGCCACCACGGTGACTGGTGAGACGGGCAAGCTCAACGGCCATGCCTCGGGCGACTTCCCCTCCTTCATCCACCGGATCCACATGGGGGAGGAACTGACCAAGACCGGCTATGCCTATGGCGGCATCGGATTCAACGAGGTCACCTATCCCCAGGATCACCGCAACTGCGTGAAGTGCCACAGCGCCAGCGCGACTACGCCCCAGGGCGACAACTGGTTCAACAATCCCAGCCGCTTCGCCTGCGGCGGGTGCCATGACCGCGTGGATTGGACGACCGGCGCCAACCATGCCGGAGGCGCGGCCACCTCGGATGTCAACTGCTCCAGCTGCCACGGGGCCGCGGGCGTCAAGCTCAACCACCTGCCCGTGGTGCCGCCGGATCCCGCCAACATCTGGAATACGGGCGGAACCAACAACAACACCAACGCCTCCTTCGTCGGGGCCTTCACCAACAACCTGCCTCCCGGGGCCAGCAAGGTGACCTGGGATCTGAAGAGCGTGACCCTCAACGCCTCCGCCAAGCCGGTCTTCACCTTCCGGTTCCTCAAGGATGGCGTGCCCGTGGTCTTCAATACCTATGCCGCGGGCTCCGTCACGGAGTTGATGGACAACTTCGTGGGAGGGCCCAGCTTCTACATCGCCTTCTCCGTGCCCCAGGACGGCATCGCCAATCCGGCGGACTGGAACGCCACCGCCAGCACCTACCTCAAGAACATCTGGCGCGGCGACAACCTGGACATGGGCGGGGCGGCCCTGGCGGCCTCCGCCCAGGGCACCCTGAGCGCCACGCCGGACGCGAGCGGCTACTACACGCTGACCATGACCGGCGTGAACATCCCCACCAGCGCCGGGATGGTCACGGGCGGCATAGGCTACACCTACGCCCTGACGCTCACCCAGCCCCTGACCCAGACCAATGTGCCCGGATACCCCTACATCCCGCGGGTCGCGGGCTCGCCGGGAACAGGGCAGGGCGGCCTCAGCGTGCCGGCCCCCAATGTCTCGAAAGTCATCAGCGGGACCCTGCCCGCCGGCTTC harbors:
- the recG gene encoding ATP-dependent DNA helicase RecG, with protein sequence MSLAPLPLSSKVTVLRGLGPARAAALQEAGIDSLRDLLWSLPYRYVDRGSLRPLGSLEMRGFEAADPGLVTVLGTVRDLRQSTTRVQRMALTEALLDDGTGTLRLIWFNQPYLARALKVGDRVLAFGSLFVGRHGLEMRGPQFEQMGREEDIGWVRRYLPLYRKLGPLTGRVRQKLAQEALGRAHPPEEWLPLELSRDLPEPLAAFRLLHDPPDDSDPALLESGDSPAHQRLAAEELFAFSLGVALRRAGRLKRHGLVVPTSPELRERLRSFLPFRLTGAQRRAFKDIVADLTSGRVMNRLLQGDVGSGKTLVALLSMAMVAETGGQGALLVPTEVLARQHAASFRRYLGDQADSLQLLLGGMKAGEKRAALARIASGEARYVIGTHALFQEAVAFHRLQLVVVDEQHRFGVKQREALKEKGGDPHWLVMSATPIPRSLALAVFGDLDQSVLDELPPGRQPITTKLHKPDAAERAWEQVRRELAEGRQAFVVSPSIDPSDEGKVQLRDIQAMEALLRSIFPDEGIEVVHGRLKADEMAARMGRFVAGGAKILLATTVIEVGVDVPNATVMVVDHAERFGLSQLHQLRGRVGRGAHRSHFLMISGSETERLQTLVETQDGFRIAQRDLELRGPGEFFGVRQAGLPQFQVADLVRDRHLLARCREAADRTLTLGLSEAQAAWLKREQVRLRLAEIS
- a CDS encoding OmcA/MtrC family decaheme c-type cytochrome — protein: MKLVTRKGFWALAVAASLTLAIAGCRGSAGQNGLNGTNGTNGTNGSDGSNGAPGAGYAIDATTYTPDEWGALTLKATVTSMQISSPPVVTFTVTDGHNVPVKGLGFKSQASSAAFASYANMAFGLAKLVPGANGSPSIWVNYIVTANPTAAAPATWVPTRPTTDNIGTLVDNGDGSYRYTFRRDITQTQALLDAATYTGANIKADLGDVSYNPNLTHRLTVFVGGTARGTGTNTPDASNSGVVSVPILNPANAAYDFIPATGATVTAANEQREIVDVSSCFSCHAKFEFHGSGRQDTRYCVICHNDQRKYGRAEATVTATTVTGETGKLNGHASGDFPSFIHRIHMGEELTKTGYAYGGIGFNEVTYPQDHRNCVKCHSASATTPQGDNWFNNPSRFACGGCHDRVDWTTGANHAGGAATSDVNCSSCHGAAGVKLNHLPVVPPDPANIWNTGGTNNNTNASFVGAFTNNLPPGASKVTWDLKSVTLNASAKPVFTFRFLKDGVPVVFNTYAAGSVTELMDNFVGGPSFYIAFSVPQDGIANPADWNATASTYLKNIWRGDNLDMGGAALAASAQGTLSATPDASGYYTLTMTGVNIPTSAGMVTGGIGYTYALTLTQPLTQTNVPGYPYIPRVAGSPGTGQGGLSVPAPNVSKVISGTLPAGFPLNAGSTTTGPANTARRTIVANAKCLDCHGAMGVFTTKAFHAGQRNDPQTCEFCHNGQRVNNGWGVNMKDFVHAIHGAGKRQAKFSWEASAGDTYWKTTYPGVLNNCEACHLPGTYDFGLSTNAGELPDLLWTTVATGTVPTPVNVVVTGSEPIPGVYWSPYAAAFGSGFAFGTGFSYNANTGATTTAAGTTLVNSPYVAACSNCHDSSLAISHMQTNGGTFYGSRASVTAGGKFVRQEQCFLCHSAGKIADVRVVHMTFK
- a CDS encoding Lrp/AsnC family transcriptional regulator, with amino-acid sequence MNLDRIDCEILRLLQKDARLSNKELAAAVGLAPSSCLARVQHLRSEGVLRGAHAEVDPEALGVGLQALIAVQLRQHSRTQVKAFWKHVLGLPEVLAVFHVAGTHDFQVHVAVRDAHHLRDLALDAFTTRPEVAHIQTSLIFEWAKGQVMPNYRA
- a CDS encoding trans-sulfuration enzyme family protein; the encoded protein is MSKPTASTSLETQAVHAGREVLHEQGIHAMPIDLSSTYPVQNLDEGGRSLEAMAMGGLPIGSPVYSRLYNPTVARYEQGLAQLEGAAECVAFGSGMAAVTACLMAAKQRGGHIVAVRPLYGGTDHLLASGMLGLEVSWAEADGIAAAIRPDTAMVIVETPANPTLAMVDLEDVVRQAGKVPVLVDNTFATPILQNPIKHGATLVLHSATKFLGGHGDVLAGLVATNNDWATELRKVRVITGNVLHPLAAYLLHRSLPTLPLRVRAQQDGAKIIAERLAKHPAVSAVHFPGLQGQDPKGLLGRQMKGPGSLMAFEVKGGFEAAAIVMAEVKLMTPAVSLGSVDTLIQHPAALTHRVVDAEAREHSGVSQSLMRLSVGLEGPEDLWADLEQALAKAMAGMAVGTSR